A portion of the Flavobacterium magnum genome contains these proteins:
- a CDS encoding CHAT domain-containing protein: MIKIPLNRAIELLQQRLTEVDNPHVDLKALQSRIMQDIERIFGRGTTQSLSAISLETLHFDKPEKLEKCKTNFRQTIQGWIEYIKDFNLIEQEQVEISEQQYKEKYSDLLTRWNDLVPEYNELLKNYENIINKYDESLSEIKILQEKLTEKQYIPEMIKILFLGASPIDEVRLRVDEELRDIEHGLKLATLREQFELKSQWAITTKTLQQAMLDEAPTIVHFSGHGSTSGIAVEDSLGNAKLIENDALGSLFELFSDKIECVVLNSCHSESQAKEIAKHIPYVIGMKSSVNDKAAIAFAVGFYTALGAGKDIPFAFKMGTVAVKLEGISGSDLPILLG; encoded by the coding sequence ATGATAAAGATTCCATTAAATAGAGCAATCGAATTATTACAACAAAGGCTTACAGAAGTTGATAATCCTCATGTTGATTTAAAAGCTTTACAAAGTAGAATAATGCAAGATATCGAGCGAATTTTTGGAAGAGGAACTACTCAATCTCTATCTGCAATTTCTCTTGAAACTTTGCATTTCGATAAGCCTGAAAAACTTGAGAAATGTAAAACAAATTTTAGACAAACTATTCAAGGCTGGATAGAATACATTAAAGATTTTAACTTAATTGAACAAGAACAAGTCGAAATAAGCGAACAACAATACAAAGAGAAATATTCCGACTTACTAACAAGATGGAATGATTTAGTTCCTGAATACAATGAGCTATTAAAAAACTATGAAAACATAATTAATAAATACGATGAGTCATTATCTGAAATCAAAATTCTCCAAGAAAAACTAACTGAAAAACAATACATTCCGGAAATGATAAAAATTTTGTTTTTAGGAGCAAGCCCAATTGACGAAGTAAGACTTAGAGTTGATGAAGAATTAAGAGACATAGAACATGGTCTTAAGTTGGCTACGCTAAGAGAACAATTCGAGCTAAAGTCACAATGGGCAATAACTACTAAGACGCTACAGCAAGCGATGTTAGATGAGGCGCCAACAATTGTTCATTTTTCGGGTCACGGAAGTACTTCAGGAATTGCAGTTGAAGATAGTTTAGGTAATGCTAAGCTAATTGAAAATGATGCTTTGGGAAGTCTATTTGAACTATTCTCAGACAAAATTGAATGTGTTGTATTGAATTCTTGTCATTCAGAATCGCAAGCTAAAGAAATTGCAAAACATATTCCTTATGTAATAGGAATGAAAAGTTCTGTAAATGACAAAGCTGCAATTGCATTTGCTGTTGGATTTTACACAGCATTAGGTGCTGGGAAAGACATTCCGTTTGCTTTCAAAATGGGAACAGTAGCTGTGAAATTAGAAGGAATATCAGGAAGTGATTTACCAATTTTGCTTGGATAG